Proteins encoded by one window of Rhodospirillales bacterium:
- a CDS encoding DUF59 domain-containing protein, whose protein sequence is MDETPAAAQAHESWHPDEDIDPRSIPQEEGEPLIGDIVDAIRTVFDPEIPVNIYDLGLIYAIDSRKDGSVKVEMTLTAPGCPVAEDIPVWVRDAVAKVDGTTDIGVEIVWDPPWDPSMMSDYAKIELGMY, encoded by the coding sequence ATGGACGAAACACCCGCCGCGGCCCAGGCACACGAGAGCTGGCATCCCGACGAAGATATCGATCCCCGCAGCATCCCCCAGGAAGAGGGCGAACCGCTGATAGGCGATATCGTGGATGCGATTCGCACCGTGTTCGATCCCGAGATTCCCGTGAACATCTACGATCTCGGCCTGATTTATGCGATCGACTCGCGCAAGGACGGCAGCGTGAAGGTCGAGATGACGTTGACGGCACCGGGCTGTCCGGTGGCCGAGGACATTCCGGTCTGGGTGCGCGATGCTGTTGCAAAGGTGGACGGCACCACCGATATCGGTGTCGAGATCGTCTGGGATCCGCCGTGGGATCCATCCATGATGAGCGATTATGCCAAGATCGAACTGGGCATGTATTAG
- a CDS encoding lytic transglycosylase domain-containing protein: MRQARLVSLSAVLSIVLLSGPAHAQHALSDGDNVLYRQAFAAAYADRWSEVASLAQQARDHTLAKVLRWMELKDTNRHNDFVSLARFLIQNPEWPSQITLRKRAEEAIPDELAARDVVTFFDLYPPQTDDGMQRYIAALISLNRDNDARDEINRAWAGRDFALAKEEDFLSDHGVLLTADQHWQRIDRLIWEGKTTAARRILHLVDNDRQLLAKARIALRGNAAGVDAAINAVPAHLQDNPGLIYERIRWRRAHGRLAGTLALLMVAPGDLPYPDLWAAQRLDLAEMFMDDGEYLAAYRVLAGHYEQSGALHYKVDWLAGWLALRKLNDPAAALDHFTTFHGQVNFPISKARGAYWAGRAAEEIGDPGLAAVWYDLAAGNGQTFYGQLGADKIGVAPRLPDPPNISEAEIQAFADDELTTVVRQLHEIGEENLVRIFLLRMTDATSSGPRHRLIGQLALVLNRPDLTVMVAKRAVKAGTVLVTAGYPVIALPAGTDVDPALALSIIRQESVFNPGAISPAGAHGLMQLMLPTAREIAGELGVSTSANKLLSDPQHNMLLGMTYIDKMLDRNDGSFVKAIAAYNAGPGRVRQWVAERGDPHAPGIDIVDWIEEIPFSETQNYVQRVIEGMRVYRMLSGTQVPDSRRACISGC; the protein is encoded by the coding sequence TTGCGTCAAGCCCGTCTCGTATCGCTCTCGGCCGTCCTCTCGATCGTCCTGCTGTCCGGCCCCGCACACGCCCAGCATGCGCTGAGCGACGGGGACAATGTGCTCTATCGACAGGCCTTCGCCGCGGCCTATGCCGACCGGTGGTCCGAGGTCGCCAGCCTCGCGCAACAGGCCCGGGACCACACGCTCGCCAAGGTCCTGCGTTGGATGGAGCTCAAGGACACGAACCGGCACAACGACTTCGTCTCGCTGGCCCGGTTCCTGATCCAAAATCCGGAGTGGCCGTCGCAGATCACGCTGCGCAAGCGGGCCGAAGAAGCCATACCCGACGAACTGGCCGCCCGCGACGTGGTGACGTTCTTCGATCTCTACCCGCCCCAGACCGACGACGGCATGCAGCGCTACATCGCTGCACTCATCTCCCTGAACCGGGACAATGATGCACGCGACGAGATCAACCGCGCCTGGGCTGGCCGGGACTTCGCCCTGGCGAAGGAAGAGGACTTCCTCAGCGACCACGGCGTTCTGCTGACGGCAGACCAGCACTGGCAGAGGATCGACCGGCTGATCTGGGAAGGCAAGACCACCGCGGCGCGGCGCATCCTTCATCTCGTCGACAACGACCGGCAGCTTCTGGCCAAGGCCCGTATCGCGTTGCGCGGCAACGCCGCCGGTGTCGATGCCGCGATCAACGCCGTGCCGGCCCATCTTCAGGACAATCCCGGCCTGATCTACGAACGGATTCGCTGGCGCAGAGCGCATGGCCGTCTTGCCGGCACGCTCGCGCTGCTCATGGTTGCCCCCGGCGACCTCCCCTATCCGGATCTCTGGGCGGCGCAAAGGCTCGATTTGGCCGAGATGTTCATGGACGACGGCGAATACCTCGCCGCCTACCGGGTGCTCGCAGGACATTACGAGCAGAGCGGCGCCCTGCACTACAAGGTCGACTGGCTGGCTGGCTGGCTGGCGCTACGCAAGCTGAACGACCCCGCGGCTGCGCTCGACCACTTCACGACCTTCCACGGCCAGGTCAACTTCCCGATCAGCAAGGCTCGCGGGGCCTATTGGGCCGGTCGCGCCGCCGAGGAGATCGGCGACCCTGGGCTGGCGGCCGTCTGGTACGACCTGGCTGCCGGGAACGGGCAGACATTCTACGGCCAGCTCGGTGCCGACAAGATCGGGGTAGCGCCACGCCTGCCCGATCCCCCCAACATCTCGGAGGCCGAAATCCAGGCCTTTGCCGATGACGAGCTGACCACGGTGGTGCGCCAGCTTCACGAGATCGGTGAGGAAAACCTGGTTCGCATCTTTCTGTTGCGGATGACCGACGCAACCTCATCGGGCCCGAGACATCGACTGATCGGGCAGCTCGCATTGGTCCTGAACCGGCCTGATCTCACCGTGATGGTTGCCAAACGCGCCGTCAAGGCCGGCACCGTCCTCGTGACGGCGGGTTACCCTGTGATCGCGCTTCCGGCCGGCACCGATGTCGACCCGGCGCTCGCCCTGTCGATCATCCGCCAGGAAAGCGTCTTCAACCCCGGCGCCATCTCACCCGCCGGCGCACACGGCCTGATGCAGCTCATGCTGCCGACCGCACGCGAGATCGCGGGTGAACTCGGGGTTTCGACCTCGGCCAACAAGCTGCTCTCGGATCCGCAGCACAACATGCTCCTGGGCATGACCTACATCGACAAGATGCTCGACCGGAACGACGGCTCGTTCGTGAAGGCCATTGCCGCCTACAACGCCGGCCCCGGGCGCGTTCGCCAATGGGTTGCCGAACGCGGCGATCCCCATGCGCCAGGCATTGATATTGTCGACTGGATCGAGGAAATCCCTTTCTCCGAGACGCAGAACTACGTGCAGCGCGTGATCGAGGGCATGCGGGTCTACCGCATGCTGAGCGGCACCCAGGTGCCGGACTCCAGGCGGGCCTGCATCTCGGGCTGCTGA
- a CDS encoding nitroreductase → MSNADTAPGLNVNDSTPLDLLASRRSVLAARLIAPGPSCDELDRMLEIAVRVPDHGCLTPWCLQVLSPVAQAELGELFVDEFRKAEPDANAERLELERIRPQRSPVLVVVSSRTTADRDGVPPVEQLLSCGNVCFNLLNAATAMGYGAQWVSNWCAYNERIKSALGIPTDEHLVGYIHIGTPKNAPSERQRPEIADVVHRVASLSQLA, encoded by the coding sequence ATGAGCAACGCCGACACCGCACCCGGTCTCAACGTGAACGACAGCACGCCGCTCGATCTTCTGGCGTCCCGTCGCTCGGTCCTGGCCGCCCGGTTGATCGCGCCCGGTCCGTCGTGCGACGAACTCGACCGCATGCTCGAGATCGCGGTTCGTGTGCCCGATCACGGCTGTCTCACCCCGTGGTGCCTCCAGGTGCTGAGCCCGGTCGCCCAGGCCGAACTGGGCGAGCTCTTCGTTGATGAGTTCCGCAAGGCCGAGCCGGATGCCAATGCCGAACGGCTCGAGTTGGAACGCATCCGGCCGCAGCGCTCGCCGGTGCTGGTCGTGGTCAGCAGCCGGACGACCGCCGATAGGGATGGCGTGCCTCCCGTGGAGCAGCTCCTGTCCTGCGGCAATGTCTGCTTCAACCTGCTCAATGCCGCGACAGCCATGGGCTATGGCGCACAGTGGGTCAGCAACTGGTGCGCCTACAACGAGCGCATCAAGTCCGCGCTCGGGATTCCGACCGACGAGCACCTGGTCGGTTATATCCACATCGGCACGCCGAAGAACGCGCCGAGCGAGCGGCAACGCCCCGAGATAGCCGACGTCGTCCATCGAGTCGCAAGCCTGTCCCAGCTTGCATAG
- a CDS encoding iron-sulfur cluster assembly accessory protein, with product MLGNPDKQLLTLTDAAADRVKSLMHLNDKAIGLKVGVKMAGCSGFSYTMDYAEEESGKEDVIEDKGVKLLIDPAAAMFLLGTELDWHEDKLESRFVFNNPNVKGMCGCGESFTV from the coding sequence ATGTTAGGCAACCCTGACAAGCAGCTTTTGACCCTGACCGACGCCGCGGCTGACCGCGTGAAGTCGCTGATGCACCTGAACGACAAGGCGATCGGGCTGAAAGTCGGCGTCAAGATGGCCGGCTGCAGCGGCTTTTCCTACACCATGGATTACGCCGAGGAAGAAAGCGGGAAGGAAGACGTGATCGAGGATAAGGGTGTCAAACTCCTGATCGATCCTGCCGCCGCGATGTTCCTGCTCGGCACGGAGCTCGACTGGCACGAGGACAAGCTGGAAAGCCGGTTCGTCTTCAACAACCCGAATGTCAAGGGCATGTGCGGCTGCGGAGAGTCGTTCACCGTCTGA
- a CDS encoding SUF system NifU family Fe-S cluster assembly protein: MDELRELYQEVILDHGKNPRNFGPLEDCTCQADGDNPLCGDQITVYLKLGHSGLVDDIAFEGRGCAISMASASMMTEMVQGKSEAEARALFDTFHRLVTGKEDEIDDPDDLDKLVVLAGVREFPMRIKCATLPWHTMTAAMDGRDSATTE; encoded by the coding sequence ATGGACGAGTTGCGCGAACTCTATCAGGAAGTGATCCTGGATCACGGCAAGAACCCCAGGAACTTCGGACCTCTTGAGGATTGCACCTGCCAGGCCGATGGCGACAACCCGCTATGCGGCGACCAGATCACGGTCTACCTGAAGCTTGGCCACAGCGGCCTTGTCGACGACATTGCGTTCGAAGGGCGCGGCTGTGCAATCTCCATGGCATCGGCCTCGATGATGACCGAGATGGTCCAGGGCAAGAGCGAAGCCGAGGCACGCGCGCTGTTCGACACCTTCCACAGGCTGGTGACCGGCAAGGAAGACGAGATCGACGATCCTGACGATCTCGACAAGCTGGTTGTGTTGGCAGGTGTGCGCGAGTTCCCCATGCGGATCAAATGCGCCACGCTGCCGTGGCATACGATGACGGCGGCCATGGACGGCCGCGATTCGGCAACGACAGAGTAA